Below is a window of Syngnathus typhle isolate RoL2023-S1 ecotype Sweden linkage group LG12, RoL_Styp_1.0, whole genome shotgun sequence DNA.
TTCAGATGTGTCTGTGAGCTTTTTCTGCAACTCGGCCTGCTCCTCCTCACTCAGCTGCGGAGCTTTTTTCTGATCCAGGCCGCAGAAAGCCTCTAGCGCCTTCTTGCAGCAGCCTGGTTCTTCCTTTGGTTCTAAACAGAAAATAACAAAGGGAGACATGCATGTGGCTTTCATTCCggaaatgccccaaaaaatgttttaatgccaGGCCTGTGTTCTGCAATGTTACTTAGAAATCAAATGCTATTTTCACACCATCCGCTTCTATCTCTTTCTATACAGAAATgatcaataacaacaacaatagaGGACAATTGGGTCTCTTGTAATTCTGCTGAAGAGGATCAAGACTACAACCAGGCCAGGTGGAGACtggaataaaatattacaatatACAGAGCTACAGCACAGCAGCACACGTAAGCTAACATTATCATGTGTACTAATCTCTAAAGCTAGCATTAGCATGTGTACTAATTTCtaaagctaacattagcatgtGTGCTCATTTCTAGCTGTATCTCATTTACTGGTATTACATTATAGACGCCTGAATATGCGCAGTTTGGCATGGATATATAatgcccccacacacacatacacacacaaagaaatgcaaAAGAACCGTGCCATTGTGTGACCATTACCTTCTATTACCGTACTgttgttgacattttctttCCAGTCGTCTTCCTCCATGTCAATCCTCTCTTCAGTACTGTTCCTCAGGCTCCAACATAGTCGATATAACTGAACCAAAGAGAAAACATAGAGCGTGACACGTAGCGCTGATTGTCATAGTTACTTATTAGGTCAGACGTGTCGCGTACGTGTTTGTCGGGGATGGGTTCGGTCACGAGAGAGACGCCGATGATGATTACGCAGGAGATCGCAAAGAGGATGATGCTGAAGTAGAGGTAGTGAACACCACATATGATAGTGGGACATTTACTGGGCTCCACGCAGCTGCCCGTGCCGTAAGCAAACTCGGTAATCATCCTGGAAAGGCCGATCAGGAGGCCGATGAAGAGCCCGTAAAAGGCACCCTGTAGAACAAAACAAGTTCTGTAAACATTCATCTTATCTACATTTGGGTCATGATAATATCTGTGAAATAAAATCTTATACTTGAAGAGCTCAATACTTTTGATTTCTGCTCCTTGTTGTAAAATGGCAAGGTTTCATATCGCGGAACAAAGACCTTTGCACAGTCATTCTCTACCATGATAAACAGAACAGAGTTCACCTGGCTGTTTATTCAAGCCTCTGTTAATTGGTATTAACTAACCACGACATGAGTGGGAACTCACAGACTCATTGACTCGCTTGCAGAAAATAGCCAGTACAAAAACGGCAGACACGGGCGGCGCCAGATAGCTTGTGATGGCCTGGATGTAGTCAAAGAGCTGACCGCTCTGGGCCGACTGCACCACGGGGATCCACGCGATGCTCACTCCAATCAGCCCCACAATAAAAAGcctgcaagaaaaacaaaaacagtgcgCAAAGCCAAATCACACCAATGGGTTCACGTCGAGCGTTCTTTCGACCTGCCGGCGATCATGAGCTCCCTCTCGGTGGCGTCGCCACGGATCTTGGTGTAGACGTCCATGGTGAAGAGGGTACTGGCGCTGTTGAAGATGGAGGTCAGGGAACTCATAAGAGAGGCCAGCATGACCGACAGCATAAGACCACGCAGACCTGAGAAGGGAAGCGCGGGGTTGAGTTTAAGGACGGAGGATTTTGGATTTCTTCTACCCACCGTCGGGCATCAGATCCAACACCAATTTGGGATAAGCAATGTTGCTGCAGCCCACTTTAGTGCCGCAGTGTTTTAGACATTCATCCGGCTCCACGCAGGCGACCTCATCTACAAAAAAGAGGGGATATTTAACTGCTTTGGCAAGTCACCTAGAAATGTGAGCAACCCCTAACCAGTGTAAAGGATCCTGCTGATCATTCCGGGGAAGACCATCAGGAACATGGGCAAGAGCTTCAAATAGCCACATAAGATGCAACCGGCTTTAACGTGGGATAAATTCTTAGCGGAAAGGCAACGCTGCACGATCACCTATATTTTTTGGGGAGGGCGGAGACAGAAAAATGGAACAGCTTTCTGTGAGGTTCAACGAAGCATAGCCAAACGTTATGGTCAACAAAAAGAGAGCTTGGGGAACATTAGTCATTTGTGTACATCTAAAGTAGAAGATAAAAGGTCTATCTGCATGAATAAAACTTCATAAAAGAACATTATGTCCACCATTTATTTTTATGACCAGAGATGTGCCGGAAGTCATTCCATTTTTACTGACCTGATCCGTGCACCAGTACCACAAGGCTTGAATAGAGAGTCCAAAAACCAGGCCGGGCCATGGCAAGTCTCCTGTGATGGGGTCCCTAAAAAGGTGGAAAGCGTCATCTCGAGGCTTGTAGCATTCCTCACTGAAGTTCCCCGTAATGGAGGGAATGGCGCTCATGTAAagaaagtcccaatgatcgtcacacacacacctgggtgtggtgaaatttgtcctctgcatttaacccatccccgtgtgattttaatccttcccctgggggagaggggagcagtgagcagcagcggtgccgcgctcgggaatcagttggtgatcaaccccccaattccaacccttaatgctgagtgccaagcagggaggcaatgggtcccatttttatagtctttggtatgacccggccggggtttgaacccacaaccttccagtctcagggcggacactctaccactaggccactgagcggTCCTCTATGTTTGAATAGCCGCCCACTTCATGGAAGGCTGCAAAACAGATCTTTCAGTCAGACtcatttcaaatatttaaaatagcgctaagaaatgtttttattacCAAAGCCCATCAGAACAAATGATCCGACTATCATAATGATGGTCTGTAAGGTGTCTGTGTAGATCACTGCTGCCAAGCCACCTAAAGGAAATTACACAACAGGGTTTAAACAATGGCAAAATTTCagctttgatttaaaaaataactcAGTACTGCTCAATTGTGTTTACTTGAAAGtggtgtgtaaaaaaaataaaatgaaaaaaaaagaggcaaaatGGGATAAtgagtaaaatttaaaaaaatgctggGGCACCACTAAGGGTTGGCCAGGGTTGGCTATGGTCACCCCTGAAAATTTAGTGGCCATCCTACAGCCAATGGccagaatattattattatcaaaccaGTTTTGTTTACAATAAATATTAACTGACACATAATGACTTATTTGTTGGGGAACTCCAAATATTAACTGTACTCTTAATAGGTGCAACAACccaaaaaatgataataaatccAAAGTCACTCCAGAATGAATCGTTTTAATGCTTAAAAACAAACACTCATGTGGAGTTCAttatatatgcatgtatttatgtatttacagCGTGCACTTATCACACTTTATGGGCCACAAGCAACAATAACCTGCCATTGACAAGTGTTAGTGTAAGGCGTGTGAAAAGACTTTGCCCCCACTAGACATCACCAAACATTTATTTCTGTATTATTtaccaattcattttttttatgattgaaATAATGTGGCACAGACCTGTGACGGTATACAACGCCGTAATCAGTAGCAACATCACGACGGCCAAATAGATGTTGATGCCCAGTGCCTGGTTGATGAAAATGGCGCCGGAAAACATGTCCGCCTGAGTGGACAGGAGATCACATGTCATGATAAATAGTAAAAGTCAAGAAATATTGTACACTTACTGAGATTTTGGTGAAAATGTACAGAAAGAGGGAGAGCACAGAGAGGTAGATACGAATGCGCTGCCCGCCAAACCTCTTCTTCAGGTACTCGGGCATGGTGACCACCTAAAGACCCAAATGTTGTTTTATTTCATGTCAtactttccattttattttttctaaagaGTAACTTTACCCCAGCTTTAATGTAGATAGGCACAAAAAGCCAACCCAGCAAAACCACCATAACGAGAGCCTGAAATTGAAGCAATCATATTCGACAACTTAAATAGCATAAAAGTCAATAATAGTGATTTAGCATTATTTGAATTATACTCACATTCCATTCAAATCCACCAATGGCTATTCCGGTGGCCGCCCCCGTCCCGGCAATTCCCACAAAGTGCCCGCTTCCGATGTTACTGGCAAAAAGAGATGCTCCGATCTTTGGAAGGCATaattaaaatagatttattCAGAAATTATTTCACATTCTCGTTGCATTTTGTATCGTGTCACAAGCCTCTCACCGGCCACCAAATCATACTTCTGCCGGCCAGGAAGAAGCCACCCACAGTGGAGCGGTTGGTGCGAATCATGGCCTGAAAACAAACGGATTATATTCTATTCCCTGCAGTTATGCGAGTCGAAAAATATATACGGTTCAAATATGTTTTCAGGAATTATCTTAAAATATTTAGAAGCAATTAAATCCAAATCAGCCTTACTTAATTAAGCATTGTGTTATAgttattctcattttttttttcttactgaaCCACCTGTGAGCAACACTCCTCTTCACACAACCTAAAAACAAAATCCTGCTCATAACGAAAGAAGCCCATCTGGGAAACTAAACATATAATTTTTGTAGAACTAATCTagctaacaaaaaataaaaatgaccatgACCAACAAAGACTAAGCCAAGAAGATACCGAAAGGTACCTTCGATGTTGAACAACTCACCCATATTCCAACAGCCAAGACCACCACAAAATATATCACAATGACAGATATATCAGCAGCATTAGCAATGGACGATTTCGTTTTGTTTCCCGCATTGGTCTTCGCAAAGGAGAATTCAAAATCCATCTTGAAGCTGTCCGCCACTCACGCACAAGTGTCGATGAATGAAGCACCTGTGATCTTCTAAATGAACCTTGCTACAGGGGGGCAGGGTCAAGCGTGAGAAGATTCGAAGGGGGACATGATATGATGTCAGTTGAGAGTCGATCCAGTCATCGTGTGTGGCTGTGTTCACTGAGAGCAAAAGTTGTTAATCATCAACACTCAAGGAAATATATGCTGGGACTTCCTGTGAACCAAAGGACAGAACAGATAAAAGCAGCCAATATACAAATCACTTAGCAACAAAACTTAGCTATTATGTGTAAAACACTTAAAAGTTGACTCAATCAGTAAAATTAAATTACAGAGTGGACTCTCAGAGGTATTACGTTTTATGTTAAAAACTCAGGCATGTTCATCAATCAAAACGTGATGGTCTTCAATCCTGGTTCTCGGGGTCCTGCATGGTTTCGATGTCTCCCTGACGCAATTCAAAAACATGCAGTACCCCGAGAACCAGATTGAAAACGACTGAAATATGACATCACTGAAAAGGAGGAAAGAATGGATAGGTAaataacttttatttttataggcCAATTTGAATATTACTGATAAAGAACAAGATAGGTTGCGCGTACAGGAAGCAGTGAGAGGTCCGGCCTTTTGTCAACTCCATAGCGTCATTAAAAATGCTACTGTAGCAGAAGTAAGGAACacgtttttatttcaaaactgACTGCAAACAagtaaacaaagcaacaaagACAATATGATGCAATATTGTTAAGAATGGTGTCAGCTAGGTAAACATCGTTCACGGTTCAGAACATGCGGAAGAGGCTAAAGCTAATATTGACCCCCACCCTCCCTCTTCAAATTAATTTCGTGCAGAGAAAACATAATtactaacataacataacataacataacataacataacataacataacataacataacataacatccTTCCTGAATTtatttgagcatttttttcaccaccaccatcagcagcagcatttttgcaaaagtgcTCGTCACCGGCAACGCTGTGGCCAGATAAAATACGTCAATTGTGAAGGTGGCCAGATAAAATACGTCAATTGTGAAGGTGGACTAATACATACATCATTGTAGTTGCTATTTTGATTTTGCTTGCGTGCTTTGAGCTCACTGCCGTGTGAAGGTGAATGATGCCACCTAACGGACACAACATGTGATTGCATCTATATGGTGAAACATggtgcaaatgttttttgtttttttttactcatcagGCAATCTGCATGAAGGTGGAGATATGGAAGTTTAGAGACCAAGCTGAGAACATTTCAGCTGGATGAAGCAGAGAGGTAAGATTAGAACAAACAAGCAAATTCACAAGATATTTGAGGCCTGGCTTTACAAGGCTTGTTTTTGGGGATACAACTATTAATATTATAGGAATAAATGTTGAGcattgtcattaaaaaaaaagggcttgCTGGCATCTATTTACTATTTAAAAATGCTCAAATAAATTGAGGAAGGTTGTTAATGCTATTATATCGCAATTTTATTTTCTCTGTACCAAATGAATTTGAAGGAGGATTATATTAGCCTCAGCCTTCTACAGAAAAAGGAATCCATTAAAAGATTGTCATTATTTGACTAGTGGAATTTCCCTCTGGTTGAACATCAGCACCCCCTTGTGACCAAAACACCATCTGGGAAATAAATCCTGTCTCAATGGTTGTTTTTATCCTTGATTCAGTTACAGTAAAGccgtttgctttttgttttggagCTGCGTCGCACTGTTTTTTAATTCTATGTTTGCCCCTGATGCTCTCCACATGATGTTCACGAGGCCTGCTGTGCAGAACTGTCCAATTTTAAGTGGGTTTTATTTATCAACACGGCATTGTCCAAACCAGTCTGTAAAAGCATAAACCGCGGGCCTAATTCACTTTGTGGAGCATTCATTTCagaaaatgaacacaaaatgaGCCATTTATTGGAACACAGCTGGTGTGGGCAATGTTATTTATGAACCAGGATGTTGATGGTTTGCAGCAAAGACCTgaatcactggcggagctagagggggccCACGGGG
It encodes the following:
- the slc5a1 gene encoding sodium/glucose cotransporter 1 is translated as MDFEFSFAKTNAGNKTKSSIANAADISVIVIYFVVVLAVGIWAMIRTNRSTVGGFFLAGRSMIWWPIGASLFASNIGSGHFVGIAGTGAATGIAIGGFEWNALVMVVLLGWLFVPIYIKAGVVTMPEYLKKRFGGQRIRIYLSVLSLFLYIFTKISADMFSGAIFINQALGINIYLAVVMLLLITALYTVTGGLAAVIYTDTLQTIIMIVGSFVLMGFAFHEVGGYSNIEDRYMSAIPSITGNFSEECYKPRDDAFHLFRDPITGDLPWPGLVFGLSIQALWYWCTDQVIVQRCLSAKNLSHVKAGCILCGYLKLLPMFLMVFPGMISRILYTDEVACVEPDECLKHCGTKVGCSNIAYPKLVLDLMPDGLRGLMLSVMLASLMSSLTSIFNSASTLFTMDVYTKIRGDATERELMIAGRLFIVGLIGVSIAWIPVVQSAQSGQLFDYIQAITSYLAPPVSAVFVLAIFCKRVNESGAFYGLFIGLLIGLSRMITEFAYGTGSCVEPSKCPTIICGVHYLYFSIILFAISCVIIIGVSLVTEPIPDKHLYRLCWSLRNSTEERIDMEEDDWKENVNNSTVIEEPKEEPGCCKKALEAFCGLDQKKAPQLSEEEQAELQKKLTDTSEIPLWRNIVNINAVILLGVAVFFHGFYG